A genomic region of Elephas maximus indicus isolate mEleMax1 chromosome 10, mEleMax1 primary haplotype, whole genome shotgun sequence contains the following coding sequences:
- the SLC35F4 gene encoding solute carrier family 35 member F4 isoform X3 yields the protein MAITGIVMMAYADNFRADSILGVAFAVGSASTSALYKVLFKMFLGSANFGEAAHFVSTLGFFNLIFISFTPVILYFTKVEHWSSFAALPWGCLCGMAGLWLAFNILVNVGVVLTYPILISIGTVLSVPGNAAVDLLKQEVIFNVVRLAATIIICIGFLLMLLPEEWDEITLRFINSLKEKKSEEHVDDITDSSVHLRSRSRANGTVSIPLA from the exons ATGGCAATCACTGGCATCGTCATGATGGCATACGCAGATAACTTCCGTGCTGATTCGATCCTAGGAGTGGCGTTTGCAGTGGGGTCAGCCTCTACGTCTGCCTTATATAAG GTTTTGTTTAAGATGTTTCTTGGAAGTGCCAACTTTGGTGAAGCAGCTCACTTTGTCTCTACCTTGGGTTTCTTCAATTTAATCTTCATCTCCTTTACCCCCGTCATCCTGTATTTCACCAAGGTGGAGCACTGGTCCTCATTTGCAGCTCTGCCATGGGGCTGTCTCTGTGGAATGGCAGGGCTGTGGCTGG CCTTCAACATCCTGGTGAACGTTGGCGTGGTGCTGACATACCCAATCCTAATCTCCATTGGGACAGTGCTCAGCGTTCCTGGAAATGCAG CTGTGGATCTCCTGAAGCAGGAGGTGATATTCAATGTGGTCCGCCTGGCTGCTACCATCATTATCTGCATTGGGTTTCTGCTGATGCTATTGCCTGAGGAGTGGGATGAAATTACCCTGAGATTCATCAACAgcctgaaggaaaagaaaagtgaGGAACATGTGGATGACATCACCGACTCCAGTGTACACCTGAGAAGCAGAAGTAGGGCCAATGGGACGGTGTCTATCCCACTGGCTTGA